The Akkermansiaceae bacterium genome has a window encoding:
- a CDS encoding discoidin domain-containing protein encodes MCIQLPQPKDVRSGVCFVSRSSWCAALAVSVTVLTTFIEAAPAAKPAAPTPAAIEAMDEGRTVLELLKKENHHFTDQVKRAYLTFAKAKAMKVLQERQQHIPDEFLDWVDSDPVVASTVYGSRQPAADILCNLRSLDLDLGPETVRKKYTQLALSMSVAESHLGKTANLEARPPLKLVIPPNPLKGVDTRDPNRELDLNDHIINFMIENGSEYEVKIQPTKMVKVDNASDPGKPLMKEVPDPDAPVKIEKRKRPLVAWQVMASKELQEKFNQYMESKGEEYRINDCVSPRRNSLIRDAKARNYLMGVFNVFKKAYIEKGLLPARRDPRPSLAECCAYLIRNDQFRFPAGVKRAWPLFPLNAPWPVTTFLALERTPLREAEQMWQTYVSRGKIYTYGNYVGSVAQDGYLLQTRSLAPFDYGYGSVQMALKDGGVCGTMAGISKGNKLALGIPSSTASQPGHCALVRFRYNGGNKTYGLSGEQFVTGTARVTRPHAKWIFNGGGGTRFMGDHETLAFAVNHGLQSYVDAMLIHNLLIELPRETPSAAVMTLTADAIATNPYALPLLETAQARAKTAVEHFRVWTALETALEKAAAKPGCPRTGYSINRLHGNFINAMARLPLPESSGELKEIYDYIRKQKGFHLTATTRYRVAVEGLAVILKETEAALDAYLESQRNHATMSAMLGQFRASAAQITDAKKKQWWAEKCLKKFRGREMLIGNKNILTTDATATEAAQLSGVKLPPVEDQVISLCKTLLSNTRARLKADLAMNEKVAEANKQAPKAGKELLAEQKEVMYQTRLALNEVRVVAPQIKDISVRSHFLNRAIGAIGDNAAYQGYQLVFRKLSWKVVAMSYQSGAGKKHHQRGYGNFIIDANPGTSWHTVGKTGTPQDISIDLAEVKLLKGFKYTPRKHLHGMVDAFAFYTSLDGKEWTLAIDQKIEGMTAQSEEQSVYFKPVKARYIKFVAKHVIESTYVAVAEIDIIEASE; translated from the coding sequence ATGTGTATTCAATTGCCCCAGCCTAAGGATGTGCGGTCCGGTGTATGTTTCGTCTCCCGCAGCTCCTGGTGTGCGGCACTGGCTGTCTCCGTCACGGTTCTAACAACATTTATCGAGGCGGCACCTGCTGCCAAGCCCGCTGCCCCGACACCGGCGGCCATAGAGGCGATGGACGAGGGGCGGACTGTGTTGGAGCTTTTGAAAAAGGAAAACCACCATTTCACGGATCAAGTTAAACGCGCTTATCTAACATTTGCCAAAGCCAAGGCGATGAAGGTTCTTCAGGAACGGCAACAGCATATCCCCGACGAGTTTCTGGATTGGGTTGATTCCGACCCTGTGGTGGCGTCCACCGTTTACGGCTCCAGGCAGCCGGCGGCCGACATCTTGTGTAACCTGCGGTCGCTCGACCTCGATCTCGGCCCGGAGACAGTGCGTAAAAAATACACCCAGTTGGCACTGAGTATGTCGGTCGCGGAATCGCATTTAGGGAAGACCGCCAATCTCGAAGCCCGTCCGCCCCTGAAGCTCGTCATTCCCCCCAACCCCCTGAAGGGGGTCGATACCCGGGACCCTAACAGGGAACTCGATCTGAACGACCACATCATCAACTTCATGATCGAGAACGGCAGCGAGTATGAGGTGAAAATCCAGCCAACCAAGATGGTGAAGGTGGACAATGCCAGCGACCCTGGCAAACCGCTGATGAAGGAGGTGCCCGATCCGGATGCCCCGGTGAAAATCGAAAAACGCAAGCGTCCGCTGGTGGCGTGGCAGGTGATGGCAAGCAAGGAGCTGCAAGAGAAGTTCAACCAATACATGGAGTCGAAGGGGGAGGAATACAGGATCAACGACTGTGTCTCGCCGCGCCGCAACAGCCTGATCCGGGACGCCAAAGCGCGTAACTACCTGATGGGGGTTTTTAATGTCTTCAAAAAAGCCTACATCGAAAAAGGCCTGCTGCCTGCCCGGCGTGACCCGAGGCCATCGCTTGCGGAGTGTTGCGCCTACCTGATCCGCAACGATCAGTTCAGATTCCCCGCCGGTGTCAAACGCGCCTGGCCGCTCTTTCCGCTGAACGCCCCGTGGCCTGTCACCACCTTCCTCGCACTGGAGCGCACACCACTCCGTGAGGCGGAGCAAATGTGGCAGACCTATGTCAGCCGGGGCAAGATTTACACCTATGGAAACTACGTCGGCAGTGTCGCCCAGGACGGATATTTACTTCAGACGAGGTCCCTTGCGCCCTTTGACTATGGCTACGGCTCGGTGCAGATGGCCCTGAAGGATGGCGGTGTCTGCGGCACCATGGCGGGTATTTCCAAAGGCAACAAACTGGCACTTGGCATCCCCTCCAGCACCGCAAGCCAGCCCGGCCACTGCGCGCTGGTTCGTTTCCGGTACAACGGGGGAAACAAGACCTACGGACTCTCCGGCGAGCAGTTTGTCACCGGTACGGCCAGGGTGACGCGTCCCCATGCCAAGTGGATTTTCAACGGCGGGGGCGGCACCCGCTTTATGGGCGACCACGAGACTCTGGCCTTTGCCGTGAACCACGGTTTGCAATCGTATGTCGATGCCATGCTCATCCACAACCTGCTTATCGAGCTGCCCAGGGAAACGCCCTCCGCGGCGGTGATGACGTTGACGGCGGACGCCATCGCCACCAATCCCTACGCGCTGCCGCTCCTTGAAACGGCACAGGCGCGGGCGAAAACCGCGGTGGAACATTTCCGTGTCTGGACGGCTCTCGAAACCGCCCTGGAAAAAGCGGCGGCAAAACCAGGCTGCCCCCGCACCGGCTACAGTATCAACCGACTGCACGGCAACTTCATCAACGCCATGGCGAGGCTGCCACTTCCGGAAAGCAGCGGGGAACTCAAGGAGATTTACGACTACATCAGGAAACAAAAAGGTTTTCATCTCACCGCCACTACCCGCTACCGCGTCGCCGTCGAGGGTTTGGCGGTCATCCTGAAGGAAACCGAGGCCGCGCTCGATGCGTATCTGGAATCCCAAAGGAATCACGCCACCATGTCCGCGATGCTGGGGCAATTCAGAGCCAGCGCCGCGCAGATCACCGATGCCAAAAAGAAGCAGTGGTGGGCGGAGAAGTGTTTGAAGAAATTCAGGGGCAGGGAGATGCTCATCGGTAATAAAAACATCCTGACAACGGATGCCACGGCCACCGAGGCGGCTCAATTGTCCGGCGTCAAACTCCCTCCCGTTGAGGACCAGGTCATCTCACTCTGTAAAACACTGCTGTCTAACACAAGAGCCCGACTGAAGGCTGACCTCGCGATGAATGAGAAGGTTGCCGAGGCTAACAAACAAGCGCCGAAGGCGGGTAAGGAGTTGCTCGCCGAGCAGAAGGAGGTGATGTATCAGACCCGGCTGGCACTCAACGAGGTAAGGGTCGTGGCACCCCAGATCAAGGATATCTCAGTGCGGAGTCATTTTCTCAACAGGGCGATTGGTGCCATCGGTGACAACGCAGCCTATCAGGGGTATCAACTGGTATTTAGAAAACTCAGCTGGAAGGTGGTGGCGATGTCCTATCAGTCGGGCGCTGGGAAAAAGCACCATCAACGCGGCTACGGGAATTTTATCATCGATGCCAACCCCGGCACCAGCTGGCACACCGTGGGAAAAACCGGGACGCCCCAGGATATCAGCATTGACCTGGCCGAGGTGAAATTACTCAAGGGGTTCAAATACACCCCACGGAAACACCTCCACGGCATGGTCGATGCGTTCGCCTTCTACACCTCCCTGGACGGCAAGGAATGGACCCTGGCCATCGACCAAAAAATCGAAGGCATGACGGCGCAATCAGAAGAGCAGAGCGTTTACTTCAAACCCGTCAAAGCCCGCTACATTAAATTTGTCGCCAAACACGTCATCGAAAGCACTTACGTCGCCGTCGCCGAAATCGACATCATCGAAGCCTCGGAATAA
- a CDS encoding DedA family protein: MMESLIEMWFHWVHQWGYGGVIVLMAMESSIFPVPSELVVPPAAILAAHGGAMTVTGVVVAGTVGSWLGSAITYWISRWVGRPVVMKFGKYFFMPPEKVLRAERFMRRYEGGGIFFARLLPVIRHLISIPAGIVEMNFAKFSALTVIGSALWCWVLAVLGMRVGEKLEPGQMAALQRGEGVDLHHLIHAVKAEALWIIIAILAVCILYFVAMRLTDTKTESGPEREA; this comes from the coding sequence ATGATGGAGTCTTTAATAGAAATGTGGTTTCACTGGGTGCACCAGTGGGGGTATGGAGGTGTGATTGTCCTGATGGCGATGGAGAGTTCCATTTTCCCCGTTCCCAGTGAGCTGGTGGTGCCCCCGGCTGCCATTCTCGCAGCCCACGGTGGCGCCATGACGGTGACGGGTGTGGTTGTCGCGGGAACCGTCGGCTCATGGCTCGGCTCCGCGATTACTTATTGGATCTCGCGCTGGGTGGGTCGCCCCGTGGTGATGAAGTTTGGAAAATACTTTTTTATGCCGCCGGAAAAAGTCCTGCGCGCGGAACGCTTCATGCGCCGCTACGAAGGCGGGGGAATCTTTTTTGCCCGTTTGCTGCCCGTGATCCGTCACCTGATCTCGATCCCGGCTGGTATCGTGGAAATGAACTTCGCCAAGTTCAGTGCCCTGACCGTCATCGGCTCCGCCCTCTGGTGCTGGGTGCTGGCCGTGCTTGGCATGCGCGTTGGCGAAAAACTCGAGCCTGGGCAAATGGCCGCTCTCCAACGTGGTGAGGGGGTGGATCTCCACCACCTCATTCATGCCGTCAAGGCCGAGGCACTCTGGATCATTATCGCCATCCTGGCCGTGTGTATCCTCTATTTCGTTGCCATGCGTCTGACCGATACCAAAACCGAGTCAGGACCAGAGCGGGAAGCGTAA
- the sucB gene encoding dihydrolipoyllysine-residue succinyltransferase, whose translation MATEVKIPNVGESITSANVARWHKHDGDAVAKGETVLTIETDKVSNDLEALSAGVLKILVQEGEEVAIGTVVGTIEDGAVDKMPEAGSEKPSVAAPAPTLAVLPTGNGKVIDIKVPAAGESITSASVGRWLVSNGSTVAKDDALVTLDTDKVSTELEAEEGGVITILVPEGEEVPIGTVIATLAVGAVSPQTQEQSPKVEPATPISTPVSTPVLKEAGSQKPATGKPAPVDLVKPDLSVQPGKPEQAGAAESNDNGRTTRRKMSMLRRKIASHLVNAQQTAAILTTFNEVDMSAIMKLRKEVQEDFIKKHGCKLGFMSFFVKATVQALKDVPGINARIDGTDIVQNNFYDVGVAIGTDKGLVVPVLRDCDQKGFAEIEQDILDYATKAKEGRMELADLQGGVFTISNGGVYGSLLSTPILNPPQSGILGMHTIQQRPMAVDGEVVILPMMYLALSYDHRLVDGKEAVTFLIRIKDCLENPGRLMLEM comes from the coding sequence ATGGCTACTGAAGTCAAAATCCCCAATGTCGGAGAGTCGATCACCTCCGCGAATGTCGCACGCTGGCACAAACACGACGGTGATGCCGTTGCCAAAGGTGAAACGGTTCTTACGATCGAGACCGACAAGGTTTCCAATGATCTGGAGGCCCTTTCCGCGGGTGTCCTGAAGATCCTCGTCCAAGAGGGCGAGGAGGTTGCCATTGGAACCGTGGTGGGAACCATCGAGGATGGCGCAGTGGACAAGATGCCGGAGGCAGGGAGCGAGAAACCGTCGGTTGCTGCTCCGGCGCCTACCCTGGCAGTGCTGCCTACCGGGAATGGCAAGGTGATTGATATCAAGGTGCCCGCCGCCGGGGAGTCGATTACCTCCGCGAGTGTGGGTCGCTGGCTTGTTTCTAACGGAAGCACAGTGGCCAAAGATGATGCGCTGGTTACTTTGGACACCGACAAGGTTTCAACCGAACTTGAGGCCGAGGAAGGCGGCGTGATCACCATCCTGGTTCCCGAAGGTGAGGAAGTGCCTATCGGGACAGTGATCGCCACGCTTGCTGTTGGAGCGGTATCGCCGCAGACCCAGGAGCAAAGTCCCAAGGTGGAGCCAGCAACTCCAATATCGACACCGGTATCAACACCAGTATTGAAAGAAGCCGGAAGCCAGAAACCGGCAACCGGAAAGCCAGCTCCTGTGGATCTTGTCAAGCCGGACCTATCCGTGCAGCCCGGCAAGCCGGAGCAGGCTGGCGCGGCGGAAAGCAATGATAACGGTCGGACCACCCGCCGCAAGATGAGTATGCTGCGCCGTAAGATCGCCAGCCACCTTGTCAATGCCCAGCAGACCGCCGCCATCCTCACCACCTTTAACGAGGTGGATATGAGTGCGATCATGAAGCTGCGCAAGGAGGTGCAGGAGGACTTCATTAAAAAACACGGCTGTAAGCTCGGCTTTATGTCGTTTTTTGTCAAAGCGACGGTGCAGGCACTCAAGGACGTGCCCGGCATCAACGCCCGCATCGATGGAACCGATATCGTCCAAAACAATTTCTACGATGTCGGCGTTGCCATCGGCACCGACAAAGGTCTCGTGGTTCCCGTGCTGCGCGACTGTGATCAAAAAGGCTTCGCGGAAATCGAACAGGATATCCTCGATTACGCCACCAAGGCGAAGGAGGGAAGGATGGAGCTCGCCGATCTTCAGGGCGGGGTCTTCACCATCTCTAACGGTGGTGTCTACGGCTCGCTGCTCAGCACGCCAATCCTGAACCCGCCACAGAGCGGCATCCTCGGTATGCACACCATCCAGCAGCGCCCGATGGCGGTCGATGGGGAAGTGGTCATCCTGCCGATGATGTATCTCGCCCTGAGCTACGACCACCGTCTCGTCGACGGCAAGGAGGCGGTTACTTTTCTGATCCGGATCAAGGACTGCCTGGAGAATCCTGGTCGGTTGATGTTAGAGATGTAG
- a CDS encoding 2-oxoglutarate dehydrogenase E1 component produces MKSSVSARFNADLLEQKYDQWCKDPQSVESDWCAFFEGFELGVAQLKQRDGAQQVAAPAVAPAAATSVPTENVEIQSDDEHYLNFRGKVVSLLYNYRTLGHTQAHLNPLDEGAVRNPRLELASFGLEESDLDRVVSTQYFRHGQKMKLREMIAMLEDTYCGYLGVEFMHIFNTEIRNWIRSRVEHRDEQLNALKGEEGKVLKWLLESQLFESFLAKKFLGEKRFSLEGGEATMVLLNTILEQCPANDIREIEMGMAHRGRLNVLRNFLQKSLTTLLYEFTPNYVPDLVAGDGDVKYHLGYEGTRTLPDGEVRVALAANPSHLEAVNAVVEGKARARQRLIGGDDILESERTVTEEHRRKVLPILIHGDAAFAGQGSVAEVLNLSQLPGYRTGGTIHIIINNQIGFTTMPEDARSSHYATDVAKMIEAPVIHVNGEQPDDLVWAAMLALEFRQTFGRDIVLDMYCYRRHGHNEADQAAFTQPHIYKKVDARKPIGHLYKERIVAEGLLTQAEADGIENAVMQSLDEGYERMVEAMEAGDRTVYSGSTAEAQPAYSHAPVPTGISRDTLQHIGKVLTTVPEGFNLHKTLAQRFIPRRLEALQNKGPFDWAFAESLAWGSLLMEGHPVRLSGQDVRRGTFSQRHAVFTDTETEDQFIPLKVLSDDQAKFCVYNSLLSEAAVLGFDYGYSLGSPNMLIMWEAQFGDFANGAQVIIDQFISSAESKWQTPSSLVMLLPHGYSGMGPEHSSARLERFLQLCAEKNIQVGNLTTPAQYFHALRRQKKRGFRKPLVLMTPKSLLSHPEAVSSEEDFLEGACFQEILPDTKDFEKPGDVERVVFCSGQVFYDLVEYRAKQGIGNTAIIRIEQLYPFNSEMLELIISQYPQARKWVWAQEEPRNMGARSYITPRLEAILRARIRYAGRKSSSSPAAGSKAQHLREQKMLVEQAFEV; encoded by the coding sequence ATGAAATCATCGGTATCAGCCCGCTTCAACGCGGATCTTCTGGAGCAGAAATACGACCAGTGGTGTAAGGATCCGCAATCGGTGGAATCCGATTGGTGTGCCTTTTTTGAAGGTTTTGAGCTGGGGGTTGCCCAGCTGAAGCAGCGTGACGGCGCGCAGCAGGTCGCGGCTCCGGCTGTTGCCCCCGCCGCCGCAACTTCCGTGCCTACTGAAAATGTGGAGATTCAATCGGATGACGAACATTACCTGAACTTCCGGGGCAAGGTGGTCAGCCTGCTCTATAACTACCGCACCCTGGGTCACACGCAGGCGCATCTCAACCCACTGGACGAGGGAGCGGTGCGTAACCCCCGGCTGGAGCTGGCCTCATTTGGTCTGGAGGAAAGTGATCTCGACCGCGTGGTCTCCACCCAGTATTTCCGTCACGGGCAGAAAATGAAGCTGCGCGAAATGATCGCCATGCTCGAAGATACCTACTGTGGGTATCTGGGTGTCGAGTTTATGCACATTTTCAACACGGAGATCCGGAATTGGATCCGCAGCCGTGTCGAGCATCGCGATGAGCAGCTCAACGCGCTCAAAGGCGAGGAAGGCAAGGTGCTCAAGTGGTTGCTTGAATCCCAGCTGTTCGAATCATTCCTGGCCAAGAAGTTTCTCGGCGAAAAACGCTTTTCCCTGGAAGGGGGTGAAGCGACGATGGTGCTGCTCAACACGATCCTTGAGCAATGCCCGGCGAATGACATCCGCGAAATCGAAATGGGGATGGCCCACCGCGGTCGACTCAATGTATTGCGCAATTTCCTGCAAAAGTCGCTGACCACACTGCTCTACGAGTTCACACCGAACTACGTGCCCGATCTGGTTGCCGGGGATGGTGATGTGAAATACCACCTCGGCTACGAGGGCACACGGACGCTTCCGGACGGCGAGGTGCGTGTTGCCCTGGCGGCCAACCCGAGTCACCTTGAAGCGGTGAATGCGGTGGTGGAAGGCAAGGCCCGTGCGCGCCAGCGCCTTATCGGGGGCGATGATATTCTGGAGTCCGAGCGGACGGTCACCGAAGAACACCGTCGGAAAGTCCTGCCGATCCTGATCCACGGTGATGCCGCCTTTGCCGGACAGGGCTCGGTTGCCGAGGTCTTGAACCTCTCCCAGCTCCCCGGGTACCGCACCGGAGGCACCATCCACATTATCATCAATAACCAGATTGGTTTCACCACCATGCCCGAAGACGCACGCTCGTCCCACTACGCGACGGACGTGGCGAAAATGATCGAGGCACCCGTCATTCACGTCAACGGCGAGCAGCCTGACGATCTGGTGTGGGCCGCCATGCTCGCTCTCGAGTTCCGCCAGACCTTTGGCAGGGACATCGTTCTCGACATGTATTGCTACCGGCGTCACGGCCACAACGAAGCTGACCAGGCCGCCTTCACACAGCCGCATATCTACAAAAAAGTCGATGCCCGCAAACCGATTGGTCATCTCTACAAAGAGCGCATCGTCGCCGAGGGTTTACTGACGCAAGCGGAGGCCGACGGGATTGAAAATGCTGTGATGCAGAGTCTCGACGAGGGCTATGAGCGCATGGTGGAGGCCATGGAGGCCGGCGACCGCACCGTCTACAGCGGTTCTACGGCCGAAGCCCAGCCGGCCTACTCGCACGCGCCAGTTCCCACCGGCATATCACGGGATACCCTGCAACACATCGGCAAGGTGCTCACCACGGTGCCCGAGGGTTTCAATCTTCACAAAACACTGGCCCAGCGCTTTATTCCGCGCAGGCTGGAGGCCCTTCAGAACAAGGGGCCATTCGACTGGGCTTTTGCCGAGTCCCTGGCATGGGGTTCGCTGCTGATGGAGGGGCATCCGGTCAGACTGTCCGGCCAGGATGTGCGTCGCGGCACCTTCAGCCAGCGTCACGCGGTTTTCACGGATACGGAAACAGAGGACCAGTTCATTCCTCTGAAAGTGCTCTCGGATGACCAGGCGAAGTTCTGTGTTTACAACTCCCTGCTCTCCGAGGCTGCGGTGTTAGGTTTTGATTACGGGTATTCACTCGGCAGCCCTAACATGCTGATCATGTGGGAAGCCCAGTTTGGCGACTTTGCCAATGGCGCGCAGGTGATCATTGACCAGTTTATCTCATCGGCCGAGTCGAAGTGGCAGACGCCCAGCAGCCTGGTGATGCTTCTTCCCCACGGATATTCCGGGATGGGGCCGGAGCACTCCAGTGCCCGACTCGAAAGGTTCCTCCAGCTCTGCGCTGAGAAAAACATCCAGGTCGGAAACCTCACCACGCCGGCGCAGTATTTCCATGCCTTGCGCCGACAGAAGAAGCGCGGTTTCCGCAAGCCCCTGGTCCTGATGACGCCGAAGAGCCTGCTGTCCCATCCGGAAGCCGTTTCCTCGGAGGAGGACTTCCTCGAGGGCGCCTGCTTCCAGGAGATTCTTCCTGATACCAAGGATTTTGAAAAGCCGGGTGATGTCGAACGGGTCGTTTTCTGCAGCGGTCAGGTGTTCTACGATCTTGTCGAATACCGTGCTAAACAAGGAATCGGCAATACCGCGATCATCCGTATCGAGCAGCTCTATCCCTTTAATTCCGAGATGCTGGAATTGATTATCAGCCAGTATCCGCAGGCGCGTAAATGGGTCTGGGCCCAGGAGGAGCCACGGAATATGGGTGCCCGTTCCTACATCACACCGCGTCTTGAGGCTATTCTCCGTGCCCGGATCCGGTACGCAGGTCGCAAGTCATCCTCCAGCCCCGCCGCTGGCTCCAAAGCGCAACACCTTCGCGAGCAGAAAATGCTCGTGGAGCAGGCATTCGAAGTCTAA
- a CDS encoding ATP-binding cassette domain-containing protein — protein MIDVKNLTKRYGRHAAVSDISFQVGHGKIVGFLGPNGAGKTTTLRMLTGYLPPSSGSAEVAGYDIFRQSLKARRKIGYMPENVPLYDEMRVREYLRYRAQLKGLRGKEARQHIGEAMDLCGLSDVRRKMIKTLSKGYRQRVGLADALVHKPDLLILDEPTNGLDPNQIRSIRNLIRRLGETHTIMVSTHILSEVEMTCDHVIIIDEGKIKATGSPTELVSQMRAAGKITVELYADPETSAGALARLEHVKKVIEEESGDDWTRFSILVDSGTDTRERIANLAAQYGWPIRTLHRHQATLEDVFVELTRKD, from the coding sequence ATGATCGACGTCAAAAACCTCACCAAGCGATACGGCAGGCACGCCGCTGTCAGCGATATTAGCTTCCAAGTGGGCCATGGCAAAATCGTCGGCTTCCTCGGCCCCAATGGCGCCGGCAAGACAACCACCCTGCGCATGCTGACCGGCTACCTGCCGCCCAGCTCAGGCAGCGCCGAGGTGGCGGGCTATGACATTTTCCGCCAGTCACTCAAGGCGAGACGCAAAATCGGCTACATGCCCGAGAATGTGCCCCTCTACGATGAAATGCGCGTCCGCGAGTACCTCCGCTATCGCGCCCAGCTCAAGGGACTCAGGGGCAAGGAGGCCCGACAGCACATCGGCGAGGCCATGGACCTCTGCGGACTGTCCGATGTGCGCCGGAAAATGATCAAAACCCTCTCCAAGGGATACCGTCAACGCGTCGGCCTCGCCGATGCCCTGGTGCACAAACCCGATCTCCTCATCCTCGACGAGCCGACCAATGGTCTCGACCCCAACCAAATCCGGTCGATCCGTAACCTGATCAGGCGGCTCGGTGAAACCCATACCATCATGGTTTCCACCCACATCCTCAGCGAGGTGGAGATGACCTGCGACCATGTCATCATCATCGATGAAGGAAAGATCAAGGCCACCGGCTCGCCCACGGAACTGGTCAGCCAGATGCGGGCGGCAGGAAAAATCACCGTCGAGCTTTACGCCGATCCGGAAACGTCAGCAGGCGCACTGGCCCGGCTCGAACATGTCAAAAAAGTGATCGAAGAGGAATCCGGCGACGACTGGACACGCTTTTCGATCCTGGTCGATTCCGGAACCGATACCCGCGAACGCATCGCCAACCTCGCCGCGCAATACGGCTGGCCGATCCGCACCCTGCACCGTCACCAGGCGACGCTGGAGGATGTTTTTGTCGAACTGACACGCAAGGACTAG
- a CDS encoding Gfo/Idh/MocA family oxidoreductase: MSSKNTQFSRRSFIKKSAIFGGLTILPSNLVLGQNSSKGRAPGDKVNLAAIGIGNQGGSDLHMLHKSGHCNVVALCDIDLKGKHTQRSLKQFGKAKTFTDFRKMFDAMADQIDAVLIATPDHAHFAATMLAMSLGKHVYVEKPLTHTFGQAERLIRMAAKNPKLVTQMGNQGHSGANYFQFKAWYEAGVIKDITRITAHMNNPRRWHGWGETVSKYPQDAMPDGINWDQWIDSANHVHPFSKRLHPQEWRSWYDYGSGCFGDWGPHVFDTPHRFLQLGLPETVVADMRDGVNKSDLVYPASTSIRFEFPERGPGLPACTVNWFDGVNNKPRLEGKYTSDGKDKVLGNPGKVLYGKDIAFQGGSHGSPLTIVPREKYIEMRDKLPKFPQRNSDHYANFLLAAKGEEEARSPFAVSGVLTQVFNIGVLCQRFGGEIKFDREKKQITNNAAANALLDPAPRKGWEQYYKL, translated from the coding sequence ATGAGTTCAAAAAATACCCAGTTTTCCCGGCGCAGCTTCATCAAGAAGTCTGCGATTTTCGGTGGCTTGACCATCCTTCCCTCCAATCTGGTCCTCGGTCAGAATTCCTCCAAGGGCAGGGCGCCGGGTGATAAAGTCAATCTCGCTGCCATTGGCATCGGTAACCAGGGGGGCAGCGACTTGCACATGCTGCACAAGTCGGGCCACTGCAACGTCGTTGCGCTCTGTGATATCGACCTCAAGGGCAAGCACACCCAGCGCTCACTCAAGCAGTTCGGCAAGGCAAAGACCTTTACCGATTTCCGTAAAATGTTTGATGCCATGGCGGATCAGATTGACGCCGTGCTGATTGCCACACCTGACCACGCCCACTTCGCGGCGACGATGCTGGCCATGTCGCTGGGTAAACACGTCTACGTCGAAAAACCGCTCACCCACACCTTCGGCCAGGCCGAGCGTCTGATTCGGATGGCGGCAAAAAATCCCAAGCTGGTCACGCAGATGGGGAACCAGGGGCACTCGGGGGCGAATTATTTCCAGTTCAAGGCCTGGTATGAAGCCGGTGTCATCAAGGACATCACCCGGATCACCGCCCACATGAACAACCCGCGCCGCTGGCACGGCTGGGGGGAAACCGTCTCGAAATACCCGCAGGACGCCATGCCGGACGGCATCAACTGGGACCAGTGGATCGACAGCGCCAACCACGTGCACCCGTTCAGCAAACGCCTCCACCCCCAGGAATGGAGGTCGTGGTATGACTACGGCAGCGGCTGTTTCGGCGACTGGGGTCCACACGTCTTCGATACCCCGCATCGCTTCCTCCAGCTCGGGCTGCCCGAAACCGTCGTGGCGGATATGCGTGATGGTGTCAACAAAAGCGACCTGGTCTACCCGGCGTCCACGAGCATCCGTTTTGAGTTTCCCGAGCGTGGACCGGGGCTTCCCGCCTGTACGGTCAACTGGTTCGACGGGGTGAACAACAAACCCAGGCTCGAGGGGAAATACACCAGCGACGGCAAGGACAAGGTGCTCGGCAATCCGGGCAAGGTGCTTTACGGTAAAGACATCGCCTTCCAGGGTGGTTCACACGGGTCCCCTCTGACCATTGTGCCGCGGGAAAAATACATCGAGATGCGCGACAAGTTGCCCAAGTTCCCACAGAGGAACTCGGATCACTACGCCAATTTCCTGCTCGCCGCCAAGGGTGAGGAGGAAGCGCGTTCCCCCTTTGCCGTCTCCGGCGTGCTGACCCAGGTGTTTAACATCGGTGTGCTCTGCCAGCGATTCGGCGGCGAAATCAAATTCGACCGCGAGAAAAAACAAATCACCAACAACGCCGCGGCCAATGCCCTGCTGGACCCCGCCCCACGCAAAGGCTGGGAGCAGTACTACAAGTTGTAG